The following are encoded together in the Rubrobacter aplysinae genome:
- the coaD gene encoding pantetheine-phosphate adenylyltransferase, which yields MIAGSARGVRLAEAPSGVRPTGDRVREGVFNSLGQFFSGGEALDLYAGTGTLGIEALSRGCERAVFVERDRRAVETIRENLRRTGFEGRGEVVRGEVRRLLERRARPMYNDEFRLIFADPPYRIAPDELEGVLGALELVLAPGGKAVIESGVASGTVSGAAFSGSTEIQKGVSRRYGDTVVTIFERLEPEMTVAVCPGSFDPITVGHLDVIRRASRVFDHLVVAVGSNREKNPRMDAHARAALIERVTRDMPNVSVEVMEGLLVEFARGQGARVIVKGLRAVSDFDSEFEQAQLNQTLDPEVETMFIMSSAEHSFLSSSAIREIARFGGDVSRFVPQGILGTVREVYSGDSGVSDDYEGGQRAGAGEQTGQIETNNKR from the coding sequence GTGATCGCCGGTAGCGCCCGAGGAGTCCGGCTTGCCGAGGCTCCGTCTGGCGTCCGGCCCACCGGGGACCGGGTGCGCGAGGGTGTTTTCAACTCTCTGGGCCAGTTCTTTAGCGGCGGCGAAGCGCTGGACCTGTACGCGGGCACGGGCACCCTGGGTATCGAGGCACTCAGCCGGGGATGTGAGCGCGCCGTTTTCGTCGAGCGTGACCGGCGGGCGGTCGAGACCATCCGGGAGAACCTCCGCCGGACCGGGTTCGAGGGCCGGGGCGAGGTCGTACGCGGCGAGGTCCGGCGGTTATTAGAGCGCCGGGCGAGACCTATGTACAATGATGAGTTCCGTTTGATATTCGCAGACCCGCCTTATAGAATCGCGCCGGACGAACTGGAGGGTGTCCTCGGGGCTCTGGAGCTCGTGCTGGCTCCTGGGGGTAAAGCTGTAATAGAGAGTGGCGTGGCGTCCGGGACGGTATCCGGCGCGGCGTTTTCCGGCAGTACCGAGATCCAGAAAGGGGTCAGCCGGCGCTACGGCGACACGGTGGTAACCATATTTGAGCGTTTGGAGCCTGAAATGACGGTTGCCGTGTGTCCCGGTAGCTTCGACCCCATCACCGTTGGGCATCTGGATGTGATCCGGCGCGCCTCCCGGGTATTCGACCATCTGGTGGTCGCCGTCGGGAGCAACCGGGAGAAGAACCCCCGCATGGACGCCCACGCCCGGGCGGCCCTGATCGAGCGTGTTACCCGAGATATGCCGAATGTCTCCGTCGAGGTGATGGAGGGGCTCCTGGTCGAGTTTGCCCGGGGACAGGGGGCGCGGGTCATAGTAAAGGGTCTCAGGGCCGTCTCGGACTTCGACTCGGAGTTCGAGCAGGCCCAGCTAAACCAGACGCTCGACCCGGAGGTCGAGACCATGTTCATCATGTCCTCCGCCGAGCACAGCTTCCTCTCCTCCAGCGCCATCCGGGAGATAGCCAGGTTTGGCGGGGACGTTAGCAGGTTCGTTCCGCAAGGCATACTCGGCACCGTCCGCGAGGTCTATTCGGGCGATTCGGGCGTTTCAGATGACTACGAGGGCGGCCAGAGGGCCGGCGCGGGCGAGCAGACCGGCCAGATCGAGACTAACAACAAGAGGTAG
- the recG gene encoding ATP-dependent DNA helicase RecG — protein MPASLPRVTLPERTTLTALRGRATTEVPGVGPKVAGWLAELGVESVADLIQHYPARHEDLSNVKKIADLRVGEKATVVGRVMSTRPVGRPVRGRSPGFSAQLYDGTGYIPATVWGRQWLVGQLVEDTWVVVSGEVQRRYGIQLATKSIEVVDDPASTGDNAHAGRFVPVYPSNRGINARRVRTLIHRALDECGYILDPLPAGVLAEHGLPTLHDAIQEVHFPEERGRLKRAMRRLIFHELFVLQAGLAVRKSRVELEETGRSHTGDGRLLNPYLKGLPFGLTGAQERVIEEALEDLRSERPMRRLVQGDVGSGKTVVAVAALLSVVEAGGQGALMAPTEVLAEQHYLSVSAALSELPVEVVLLTGSQTAAERREALERVAGGEAGIVIGTHALIQKGVEFDNLALVVVDEQHRFGVGQRTDFREKGVTPDTMVMTATPIPRTLSLTLYGDLEVSVIDELPPGRQPVETVLTGVEGRMDAYEAVREELKEGRQAYVICPLVEESEALEDVRSAEELQEELAEEVFPERRVGLLHGRMSAADKRETMAAFRDGEIQVLVATVVVEVGVDVPNASAIVIEGAERFGLSQLHQLRGRVCRGLHPPKCFLVGEPKTDDSRERLEALCEHQDGFKLSEEDLRIRGEGTLFGARQSGMTDLKVANLLRDMEILVEARRAAFSLVAGDKKLGKTEHRPLRREIRELLGSNVEWLFKE, from the coding sequence GTGCCGGCAAGCTTACCGCGGGTAACGCTACCGGAGCGCACCACGCTGACCGCCCTGCGGGGGCGGGCAACCACCGAGGTCCCGGGTGTCGGGCCGAAGGTGGCCGGTTGGCTCGCCGAGCTCGGGGTGGAGTCCGTGGCGGACCTGATCCAGCACTACCCCGCCCGGCACGAGGACCTCTCGAACGTGAAGAAGATAGCGGACTTGCGCGTAGGCGAAAAGGCAACCGTGGTGGGACGCGTAATGTCCACGCGCCCCGTGGGACGTCCCGTCCGGGGCCGCTCACCGGGCTTCTCCGCCCAGCTCTACGACGGCACCGGCTACATCCCGGCCACGGTCTGGGGCCGCCAGTGGCTCGTGGGCCAGCTCGTGGAGGATACCTGGGTCGTGGTCTCCGGCGAGGTGCAGCGCAGGTACGGCATCCAGCTCGCCACCAAGAGCATCGAGGTCGTGGACGATCCCGCCTCGACCGGAGACAACGCCCACGCCGGACGGTTCGTCCCCGTCTACCCCTCGAACAGAGGAATAAACGCGCGTCGCGTTAGAACATTGATACACCGTGCCCTGGACGAGTGCGGGTACATCCTCGACCCTTTGCCCGCGGGCGTGCTCGCCGAGCACGGGCTGCCGACGCTCCATGACGCGATCCAGGAGGTCCACTTTCCGGAGGAGCGGGGGCGTCTGAAGCGGGCGATGCGGCGTCTGATCTTCCACGAGCTGTTCGTGTTGCAGGCCGGACTCGCCGTGCGCAAGTCCCGCGTGGAGCTAGAGGAGACCGGGCGCAGCCACACCGGAGACGGGAGGCTTCTTAACCCGTACCTGAAGGGTCTGCCGTTCGGGCTGACCGGGGCGCAGGAGCGCGTGATCGAGGAGGCACTGGAAGACCTCCGCTCGGAGCGCCCGATGCGCCGGCTCGTGCAGGGCGACGTCGGCAGCGGCAAGACCGTCGTCGCCGTGGCCGCGCTGCTCTCCGTGGTCGAGGCCGGGGGGCAGGGCGCGCTCATGGCCCCGACGGAGGTGCTCGCCGAGCAGCACTATCTCTCGGTCTCCGCCGCGTTGTCCGAGCTACCGGTGGAGGTGGTGCTACTCACGGGCTCCCAGACCGCCGCCGAACGCCGGGAGGCCCTTGAGCGGGTAGCGGGCGGAGAGGCGGGTATCGTGATCGGGACGCACGCCCTGATCCAGAAAGGCGTCGAGTTCGATAACCTGGCCCTCGTGGTCGTGGACGAGCAGCACCGCTTCGGCGTCGGGCAGCGCACCGACTTTCGCGAGAAGGGCGTCACCCCCGACACGATGGTGATGACCGCCACCCCGATACCGCGCACCCTCTCGCTGACGCTCTACGGGGACCTTGAGGTCTCGGTAATAGACGAGCTGCCGCCCGGCCGACAGCCCGTGGAGACCGTGCTAACCGGTGTAGAGGGCCGCATGGACGCCTACGAGGCGGTTCGCGAGGAGCTCAAGGAGGGGCGGCAGGCGTACGTGATCTGCCCGCTGGTCGAGGAGTCCGAGGCTCTCGAAGACGTGCGCTCCGCCGAGGAGCTGCAGGAGGAGCTCGCCGAGGAGGTGTTTCCCGAGCGCCGGGTCGGACTGTTGCACGGCAGGATGTCCGCAGCAGACAAGCGCGAGACGATGGCCGCGTTCAGGGACGGTGAGATACAGGTGCTCGTGGCGACCGTCGTGGTCGAGGTCGGCGTGGACGTGCCCAACGCGAGCGCCATCGTGATCGAGGGCGCGGAGAGGTTCGGACTTTCCCAGCTCCACCAGCTCCGGGGCCGGGTGTGCCGGGGCCTGCACCCGCCGAAGTGCTTCCTCGTCGGCGAGCCCAAGACCGACGACTCCCGTGAGCGGCTGGAGGCGCTGTGCGAGCACCAGGACGGCTTCAAGCTCTCCGAGGAGGACCTCAGAATTCGGGGTGAGGGCACGCTCTTCGGGGCCCGCCAGAGCGGGATGACCGACCTCAAGGTGGCGAACCTGCTGCGCGACATGGAGATACTCGTCGAGGCCCGGCGCGCCGCCTTCTCGCTCGTCGCCGGGGACAAGAAGCTCGGCAAGACAGAGCATCGGCCTCTAAGACGTGAGATCCGGGAGCTGCTCGGATCCAACGTGGAATGGCTCTTCAAAGAGTAA
- a CDS encoding DegV family protein: protein MTLAVVTDSMTSFSPGVLERPDVRMVPLTFHFGTEEGYRDKLDLTDEEFYRKLESSNVFPTTSQPSAGEFVEAYDSLGAYDHVLVLTTSAKISGTYNSAVSAADMADRPVEVLDMRSAEIGSGLILNEVLEAIDGGGNLEEALATARSAIARCRAWFAVGTLEYLQRGGRIGRAQRLAGTALDIRPVLTLEDGEIVPHKRTRGRKRQMAAMLEEIRPAVDNGRPYSLGHANAPEPVAEISRQLGGGEAFSVSISGVIGSHVGPGAYGVARL from the coding sequence GTGACCCTCGCCGTCGTGACAGACTCCATGACCAGCTTCTCGCCGGGCGTACTGGAGCGGCCCGACGTGCGCATGGTACCGCTCACCTTCCACTTCGGGACCGAGGAGGGCTACCGGGACAAGCTGGATCTCACGGACGAGGAGTTCTACCGTAAGCTCGAAAGCTCGAATGTCTTTCCGACTACCTCCCAGCCCTCGGCCGGGGAGTTCGTGGAGGCCTACGATTCGCTCGGAGCCTACGACCACGTTCTCGTCCTGACGACCTCAGCCAAGATCAGCGGCACCTACAACTCCGCCGTCTCGGCGGCCGACATGGCGGACCGCCCCGTCGAGGTGCTGGATATGAGGTCGGCCGAGATCGGCTCTGGCCTTATACTGAACGAGGTGCTGGAGGCTATAGACGGCGGCGGAAACCTCGAAGAGGCGCTTGCCACCGCGAGGTCCGCCATAGCTCGCTGCCGGGCCTGGTTCGCGGTCGGGACGCTGGAGTATTTGCAGCGGGGCGGCAGGATCGGACGCGCCCAGCGTCTGGCCGGGACCGCGCTCGACATCCGGCCCGTTCTTACCCTGGAAGACGGTGAGATCGTGCCGCACAAGCGCACCAGGGGCCGCAAGCGCCAGATGGCGGCCATGCTCGAAGAGATAAGGCCCGCCGTGGACAACGGGCGGCCCTACTCTCTGGGCCACGCGAACGCGCCGGAGCCGGTGGCGGAGATCTCACGCCAGCTAGGCGGTGGCGAGGCTTTCTCGGTCTCTATTAGTGGTGTGATCGGCTCCCATGTGGGCCCCGGGGCGTACGGAGTCGCCCGCCTGTAA
- a CDS encoding DAK2 domain-containing protein: MDTGELEETEETADMTIRMSLVVAAVHAALKAQVSKIDSLNVYPVPDGDTGTNMLLTLESVLRETSEESYETPEAASKAGARAALMGARGNSGVILSQMIRGACDVLARHASLSAEAFAAALEGARERAYASIREPVEGTMLTVIKDAARAAREALEAGVKEPAGVVGAAAREAHASVKRTPQLLTTLREAGVVDAGGLGVAVILDGLSSWLGGKGTESHESHESENGDVSSTGATGVVAEEPGSPTGLPDAPEEEAWGYCTEFFVTGFSGDAEDFGRHIHEIGRSVLVVPDDDLVKVHVHTQDPGEALSYAGSFGRLYGIKVDDMEAQSREARSRREAEVGNVGHGNGAPGAAPSAAIGVVVASRGPGGRRIFEEAGAVVVEGGQGANPSAAEFAEAVEAAGAPEVVVLPNNKNIIPTVERLQELVDSVVHVVPTTSIAAGLATMVAFDPEGEPSEVAEEMRELAESLQCAEVTRSVREASVDGHEVPEGAFIGLVDGALRVVEDGVREATLKVAEELVGGGAELLTLLRGEDLDEAVAQEIADEIRSLDGGVEVEVFYGGQPMYPLQVVAE, encoded by the coding sequence TTGGACACGGGGGAGCTTGAGGAGACCGAGGAGACCGCGGATATGACCATAAGGATGTCGCTCGTCGTGGCCGCGGTACACGCCGCGCTCAAGGCCCAGGTCTCGAAGATAGACTCGCTCAACGTCTACCCGGTGCCCGACGGCGATACCGGCACCAACATGCTCCTGACCCTGGAGTCCGTGCTGCGTGAGACCTCCGAGGAGTCCTACGAGACCCCGGAGGCCGCCAGCAAGGCCGGGGCCCGGGCGGCCCTGATGGGGGCGCGTGGAAACTCCGGGGTGATACTGTCGCAGATGATCCGGGGTGCCTGCGACGTCCTGGCCCGCCACGCCTCGCTCTCCGCCGAGGCCTTCGCCGCCGCCCTCGAAGGGGCCCGGGAGAGGGCATACGCTTCCATTCGGGAACCCGTGGAGGGCACGATGCTCACCGTAATAAAGGACGCGGCCCGGGCCGCCCGGGAGGCTCTCGAAGCCGGTGTAAAGGAGCCCGCCGGGGTGGTCGGGGCGGCGGCGCGGGAGGCTCATGCCTCCGTGAAGCGCACGCCGCAGCTTCTGACCACGCTACGCGAGGCGGGCGTCGTGGACGCCGGCGGCCTCGGGGTGGCCGTCATTCTGGACGGCCTCTCCTCGTGGCTCGGGGGGAAAGGCACGGAGTCACACGAGTCACACGAGTCGGAGAACGGGGATGTGTCATCTACCGGTGCTACCGGCGTCGTCGCGGAAGAGCCCGGCTCTCCGACCGGCCTACCTGATGCCCCCGAAGAGGAGGCTTGGGGTTACTGCACCGAGTTCTTCGTCACCGGGTTCTCCGGAGACGCGGAGGACTTCGGGCGGCACATACACGAGATCGGGCGCAGCGTGCTTGTCGTGCCGGACGATGATCTCGTAAAGGTGCACGTGCACACCCAGGACCCGGGAGAGGCGCTCTCCTACGCCGGGAGCTTCGGCCGGCTCTACGGCATAAAGGTGGACGACATGGAGGCCCAGAGCCGCGAGGCTCGTTCCCGCCGGGAGGCGGAAGTAGGCAATGTGGGCCACGGTAACGGGGCCCCGGGCGCGGCTCCGTCGGCGGCGATAGGCGTCGTCGTGGCGAGCCGGGGGCCAGGGGGGCGCAGAATCTTCGAGGAGGCCGGCGCGGTGGTCGTGGAGGGCGGCCAGGGCGCGAACCCGAGCGCCGCCGAGTTTGCGGAGGCGGTCGAGGCCGCCGGTGCGCCGGAGGTCGTGGTGCTGCCGAACAACAAGAACATCATTCCTACCGTGGAGCGCCTGCAAGAGCTCGTGGACTCCGTGGTGCATGTCGTGCCGACCACCAGCATAGCCGCCGGACTGGCCACAATGGTCGCCTTCGACCCGGAAGGTGAGCCCTCAGAGGTCGCCGAGGAGATGCGGGAGCTCGCCGAGTCTCTCCAGTGCGCAGAGGTGACACGCTCCGTACGCGAGGCTTCCGTCGACGGACACGAGGTTCCCGAGGGGGCCTTTATTGGGCTTGTGGACGGCGCGCTACGGGTCGTCGAGGACGGCGTGAGAGAGGCTACGTTGAAGGTTGCGGAGGAGCTGGTCGGTGGTGGGGCGGAGCTTCTGACGTTGCTCAGAGGCGAAGACCTCGACGAGGCGGTGGCCCAGGAGATCGCGGACGAGATCCGGTCCCTCGACGGCGGGGTGGAGGTGGAGGTGTTCTACGGCGGCCAGCCGATGTACCCGCTACAGGTGGTGGCCGAGTGA
- the rpmB gene encoding 50S ribosomal protein L28 → MAKVCYSCGKGPQYGNARSHSLRATRRRWDPNLQKVRIQEGSSTKRTWVCTSCLKAFKVQKASPRTQATNSA, encoded by the coding sequence ATGGCTAAAGTCTGCTATTCCTGCGGGAAGGGCCCCCAGTACGGCAACGCCCGCAGCCACTCCCTGCGCGCCACGCGCCGCCGTTGGGACCCGAACCTGCAGAAGGTCCGCATCCAGGAGGGAAGCTCCACCAAGCGCACCTGGGTCTGCACCTCCTGCCTGAAGGCCTTCAAGGTCCAGAAGGCCTCGCCGCGCACCCAGGCCACCAACTCGGCCTAA
- the ribH gene encoding 6,7-dimethyl-8-ribityllumazine synthase: MTNPEGYNLYEGNLTAGGRSFAVVAARFNDFIVRPLLDGALDAIERHGGSAESVDVVWVPGAQEIPVAARRMALSGRYDAVVCLGTVIRGSTPHFDYVAGVASSGVSSVALETGLPVIFGVLTTETIEQAIERAGTKAGNKGFEAAVTAIEMASLMRELPGPAGGAGEASSERR; encoded by the coding sequence TTGACTAACCCGGAGGGATACAACCTCTACGAGGGTAACCTTACGGCCGGCGGGCGCTCTTTCGCCGTGGTCGCTGCCCGCTTCAACGACTTTATAGTCCGTCCGCTGCTCGACGGCGCCCTCGACGCTATCGAGCGTCACGGCGGCTCCGCGGAATCGGTGGATGTCGTCTGGGTACCGGGCGCCCAGGAGATACCCGTCGCCGCGCGCCGCATGGCGCTCTCGGGTAGATACGACGCCGTGGTCTGCCTCGGAACCGTGATCCGGGGCTCCACGCCGCACTTCGACTACGTGGCCGGGGTGGCCTCTAGCGGTGTCTCGTCCGTGGCCCTTGAAACCGGGTTGCCCGTGATCTTTGGCGTGTTGACCACGGAGACCATCGAGCAGGCCATAGAAAGAGCCGGCACCAAGGCCGGAAACAAGGGGTTCGAGGCCGCCGTAACTGCGATAGAGATGGCCTCGCTTATGCGGGAGTTACCCGGCCCCGCTGGCGGGGCCGGAGAGGCGTCTTCGGAGCGTCGCTAG
- a CDS encoding bifunctional 3,4-dihydroxy-2-butanone-4-phosphate synthase/GTP cyclohydrolase II produces MPFSPVEEIVEDIKAGKMVIVCDDEDRENEGDLTMAAELVTDDDINFMATYGKGLICLPMAGEMVDRLEIPEMVQHNAARMGTAFTASIEARHGITTGISAADRAHTCRVAVDGSTGPDDLVMPGHVFPLRARPGGVIERPGQTESAVDLARIAGFNPAGVICEIMKDDGTMARVPDLEEFSKEHGIKMVTVEQLIAYRSQYETHVTCAVETRLPTAYGEFRARAYESKIDGLTHVALVMGEPEGKEDVLVRLHSSCLTGDALHSIRCDCGQQLEAAMGRVAEEGEGVIVYLQQEGRGIGLLNKLKAYQLQDDGFDTVEANEELGFDPDIRNYGVGAQILKDLDISSVRFMTNNLTKVVGLQGFGIEMTERVPIEVPPNKENERYLKTKQEKMNNVFERF; encoded by the coding sequence ATGCCGTTTAGTCCGGTAGAGGAGATTGTAGAGGACATAAAGGCCGGAAAGATGGTCATAGTCTGCGACGACGAGGACCGGGAGAACGAGGGCGACCTCACGATGGCCGCCGAGCTCGTAACCGACGATGACATCAACTTCATGGCGACCTATGGTAAGGGTCTGATCTGCCTCCCCATGGCCGGCGAGATGGTGGACCGCCTGGAGATACCGGAGATGGTCCAGCACAATGCCGCCCGCATGGGCACCGCCTTCACCGCCTCCATCGAGGCCCGTCATGGCATCACCACCGGCATCTCCGCCGCCGACCGGGCCCACACCTGCCGGGTGGCCGTGGACGGCTCCACCGGGCCGGACGACCTCGTGATGCCCGGCCACGTCTTCCCGCTCCGGGCGCGGCCCGGCGGCGTCATAGAGCGCCCCGGACAGACCGAGTCGGCCGTGGATCTTGCCCGCATCGCCGGTTTCAACCCCGCCGGTGTGATCTGCGAGATCATGAAAGACGACGGCACGATGGCCCGGGTGCCAGACCTCGAGGAGTTCTCTAAAGAGCACGGCATAAAGATGGTCACCGTCGAGCAGCTAATAGCGTACCGCAGCCAGTACGAGACCCACGTAACCTGCGCCGTCGAGACCCGGCTGCCGACCGCCTACGGCGAGTTCCGCGCCCGGGCCTACGAGAGCAAGATAGACGGCCTCACCCACGTCGCGCTCGTGATGGGCGAGCCCGAAGGCAAGGAAGACGTGCTCGTGCGCCTGCACTCCTCTTGTCTCACGGGCGACGCTTTGCACTCTATCCGCTGTGACTGCGGCCAGCAGCTAGAGGCCGCGATGGGGCGAGTGGCCGAGGAGGGCGAGGGCGTCATCGTGTACCTCCAGCAGGAGGGGCGCGGCATCGGGTTGCTGAACAAGCTCAAGGCCTACCAGCTCCAGGACGACGGGTTCGACACCGTGGAGGCCAATGAAGAGCTCGGGTTCGACCCGGACATCCGAAACTACGGGGTCGGGGCCCAGATACTCAAGGACCTGGACATAAGCTCCGTACGCTTCATGACGAACAACCTCACGAAGGTGGTAGGCCTGCAGGGGTTCGGCATAGAGATGACCGAACGCGTCCCGATAGAGGTGCCGCCGAACAAGGAGAACGAGCGTTACCTGAAGACCAAGCAGGAGAAGATGAACAACGTTTTCGAGCGTTTCTAG
- a CDS encoding riboflavin synthase has product MFTGLIENTGHVSEMSGGGDGGMHRLVISAPSLAGDVGLGESISVNGVCLTVGSVEQGRVTFNAMRETLRRSALGDLAEGDPVNLEPAMAVGDRLGGHMVQGHVDGVGHVLGRSPEGGAEIWTFAAPESVLRYTVEKGSICVDGISLTVVSVEEGDHETGTEGAFTVSVLPQTRDATNLGRLDDGARVNLEADVIGKHVERLLGPHVAHLMRSGP; this is encoded by the coding sequence ATGTTTACCGGGCTTATCGAGAATACCGGGCACGTCTCGGAGATGAGCGGGGGAGGGGACGGCGGCATGCACCGGCTCGTTATCTCCGCCCCTAGCCTCGCCGGAGACGTCGGGCTCGGGGAGAGTATCTCGGTGAACGGGGTCTGCCTCACCGTCGGCTCCGTGGAGCAGGGGCGCGTAACGTTCAACGCCATGCGGGAGACGCTGCGGCGGAGCGCCCTCGGGGACCTCGCGGAGGGCGACCCGGTGAATCTGGAGCCCGCGATGGCCGTCGGAGACAGGCTCGGCGGTCACATGGTCCAGGGACACGTGGACGGCGTCGGGCACGTCCTCGGGCGCTCTCCCGAAGGAGGAGCCGAGATCTGGACCTTCGCCGCCCCGGAGAGCGTGCTGCGTTACACGGTGGAGAAGGGCAGCATCTGCGTGGATGGAATAAGCCTTACTGTGGTCTCTGTAGAGGAGGGCGACCATGAGACGGGAACAGAGGGTGCGTTTACCGTCTCCGTGCTGCCGCAGACCCGCGATGCCACGAACCTCGGGAGGCTCGACGACGGGGCGAGGGTAAACCTGGAGGCCGACGTTATAGGCAAGCACGTGGAGCGTCTGCTCGGGCCTCATGTAGCCCATCTGATGCGGAGCGGGCCGTGA
- the ribD gene encoding bifunctional diaminohydroxyphosphoribosylaminopyrimidine deaminase/5-amino-6-(5-phosphoribosylamino)uracil reductase RibD: MARNPMDRACELAERGRYTAAPNPLVGAVVVREGRILGEGFHVRAGEKHAEVAAIEDCGGEARGATLYVTLEPCNHHGRTPPCTEAIIAAGISRVVVGHLDPDSRMRGQSVELLRAAGVEVEIERDPVLVSRLGRQNEQFFHYMDAGRPFVHVKLAMTLDGRISSGGGPERITGDDSRHRVHLLRAEAGAVLVGAGTARADDPLLDARNLRPEITPPGITRVVLDPELSLDPGSRLAGGAPEEPVVVFASEKSFDGREDALKERGVDPVPVPDFDGEGRGLDLGFVLDDLGRRGLRGLLVEGGGETVASFARAGLIDKMTLFYAPRLIGAGGVPAVGSLKPAGLAGASGFTVENVERFEEDVALTLYPAEPVPARKGA; this comes from the coding sequence GTGGCACGGAACCCTATGGACCGCGCCTGCGAGCTTGCAGAGCGCGGACGCTATACCGCCGCACCGAACCCGCTCGTCGGGGCCGTAGTCGTGCGTGAGGGCCGGATCTTGGGCGAGGGGTTCCACGTCCGGGCCGGAGAGAAGCACGCCGAGGTAGCGGCCATCGAGGACTGCGGCGGCGAGGCCCGCGGGGCCACTCTGTACGTAACCCTCGAACCCTGCAATCATCACGGCCGCACCCCGCCCTGCACCGAGGCGATCATTGCGGCCGGTATCTCCCGGGTCGTCGTCGGGCATCTGGACCCCGACTCCAGGATGAGGGGTCAGAGCGTGGAGCTTCTGCGCGCCGCCGGGGTAGAGGTCGAGATCGAGCGGGACCCGGTACTAGTCTCCAGGCTCGGCAGGCAGAACGAGCAGTTCTTCCACTACATGGACGCGGGGCGGCCCTTCGTACACGTAAAGCTTGCGATGACGCTCGACGGCCGCATCTCCTCCGGCGGCGGGCCGGAGAGGATCACGGGCGACGACTCCCGCCACCGGGTGCACCTGCTGCGAGCCGAGGCCGGGGCCGTACTCGTGGGGGCGGGGACCGCCCGCGCCGACGATCCACTGCTGGACGCCCGGAATCTACGGCCGGAGATAACTCCGCCGGGGATTACCCGCGTGGTCCTGGACCCGGAACTCAGCCTCGACCCTGGGAGCCGGCTCGCCGGGGGAGCGCCGGAGGAGCCGGTGGTGGTATTCGCGTCGGAAAAGTCGTTCGACGGCCGGGAGGATGCTTTGAAGGAGAGAGGCGTGGACCCCGTGCCCGTGCCGGACTTTGACGGGGAGGGACGGGGGTTGGATCTCGGTTTCGTGCTGGACGATCTGGGACGGCGCGGGCTGCGCGGGCTGCTCGTCGAGGGCGGCGGAGAGACCGTCGCGAGCTTCGCGCGGGCCGGGCTCATAGACAAGATGACCCTGTTCTACGCGCCGCGCCTGATCGGGGCCGGCGGCGTACCGGCGGTCGGCTCTCTCAAGCCAGCCGGCCTGGCCGGCGCATCCGGCTTCACGGTCGAGAACGTAGAGAGGTTCGAGGAGGACGTGGCCCTCACCCTCTACCCGGCGGAGCCGGTACCGGCGAGAAAGGGGGCCTGA